A stretch of DNA from Lycium ferocissimum isolate CSIRO_LF1 chromosome 4, AGI_CSIRO_Lferr_CH_V1, whole genome shotgun sequence:
atgatcataatcttaggggtcgtttggttcaaaaaCAAATTACTGCCGGGGATAAGTTAtctcgggattagttattctcGAGTTATTTTTTATTGGATCGTTTGGTATGTTGGACTAAAAGTATTATACATTGGATAATTTCTAAAAAGAAGAGGTTTCTTCCTTATCCCGGATAACTTATCACGGATAACTTATTCCACCCCGTGGCGGTATAAGTTATCCCAAGACTATTTTTTACtccgggataacttatcccatgaTTACTAACCAAACGAGGGATAAGAAATTACTAAATTCTTATCCCaggactatttatgtttatccttcataccaaacgaccccttaaagtactaagtcatgctaaaataagtacggctaataagtattaattacatgactagatattaaagaaaaaaaaataaaattaagttatgtatttttactttctaaactaatataaaactaaagaatagatatcaaaattattgtcattccagtgttagatatgaatttcttcattagcattagtattgatttgatttttgttgagttttatttgagttactaatatcattgagctataaaacttattaaaccattcaaaattctaattccaagcttgaaataatatgttaaaagataaaaaactatgcaaaagttaaagaaacatttataaattacattataaataaatatttctatgtataaaatatgtttgaaattttataaatgtaatgtcgggttggtttgattcggtttgacttttttagctaaaaccaaaccaaaccaataatagtgttcgggtttttctttttaaaaccaaaccaagtcaaaccaaaccactagtcgggtttttttttcggtttggttcggattatcggtttggtgcggtttgtcggtttgctttgtacacccctacaaACAGACACTGATTACCACCCCTACAAAGTAAGAATTGGTCCGTGTAACATTATCTAACACTAGAGCTGCTCTCTGGGACAAAAGCCTGGCGTGATGATATTTGCAtacaaagaatgtgaaaagatgtcaatataattttctttgttttccccCTAATTTCAGATACCACAATTGCTTTCAGAAAGAGAGTTAATTCACTGAATGAAATATAACCCAGCCCAGTCCACTTCATCACCTTATAGTTGTTGCTGCTGATATCCCAGTTAATATCTGTTTCACTTTATCGATGCAAAAAAATATCCTGGTAATCATTGGATTTGGTCCATTGGAAAGTTCGTAAAATTGCTAATCTTTTGATCAATGTAACTTGACCATTCATAGGTATTGTACAGCTTAGAACGGTGGTAAAATCACTAATCTTTGGATGATGTGAACCTGAATCTGGAACTCCCATAGCCATGTTTTGAATCACATATTGAGTATGATAGAGATAGATCATGTGTACAATTCAAATGCAACACAAGATAAATAGAACCGCGATGATATGTGATTTACTCGTGCGTCAGGAAAACTCGGGGTTAATATCTTTATTAAGTGATTTGATGAATTAATAGGCCGTACCAGTTAAATTATCCATCCTTCCAATTATATAACATACTATAGGACCTTGAAATTCCAATTGTCTTCTTTTGCAATTAATGGTGAGCAACTGCCTATGCAGGAGAGCTAATGAAAATCCAACCATCTCGAGTTTGAATGATGCATCCAATGCTTTGGTCAATATAGAACACATTGAAGTGGGAGCGTTATTTTTTTTGTCTGAAACAACACATTGAAGTGGAAGACAGACACGTTTTGTCTGAAACTtttctcttttccctttttcaagtgttctttctcttccttttctttttcttttccattcagACATGAACTTTTGTCTTCCAttctttctctttccttttctttttcttttccattcttctttttctttgtttgattaTTGCAATCTGTAACCATGGATGCATCATTCAAACTCGAGATGGTTGGATTTTCATTAAGAGCCCATTCTGCAATGTTTGACAACAACAAATCACTTTATGTAGTTGTACTTTCAAGACAACCAAGAATGAGATAGAAAGCCTAAAAAATTTTCTCGAATCACAATTGCTTGCAATTTAAATATACCTGCTTACATCTCGTATTACATCCATTGGTGCTGCTGCTGACATTTTCCTCTTATCAAATACCACTATCTCCTCTTCCTCCCTCTCGCCAACCCTTTCTTGCCAGTGCTACTTGCAACTACCACCATTATttattttcggccaccaccagGTCAAATTGCCGCCCTTATTATCTGCTAAATCAGTTGCTAGAAATATTGAACCTTGCTTAATATTGATAGAAGGTGGTCGAATGGAAGATGAAGCAGATTTGTGTGCGCAGCTGTTTGTAGTTGAGTTCAGTAATTATTTAAGACGTGACACACTGACACTTCACGTTATAGTGGATTATATGGTAACTTTATAGGTAATAGGAAATTGACTGTTAGTTGTGTACATGGCTATTTGTAAGTCATGTGCTTGGgtatatttcctttttttctttttctttttgacaaGTTCATCCATAATTCAAAACTAAACTCAGTAATGAAGCTCTCAAATGCATGGAAGCTGAACTCTATTGTGTACATGGCTATTCGTAAATCATGCGCTTGGGTAAAAGTAATGTTTTGGAATCATCGAGATCTCTTATTTATACAATTGTTTATAGGTATGTTGTCTTTCTCGTCATGCTAagatcaatttcctttgtgaaTCTTGTCAATATATGAGTAGGACAATCGTTTCCTTTCATATCTTATTTCCCAATTTTCTACGCTGAACTTCAAATGCCACAAGTTCAATGATATGAACAAACAATTAAGTACATGATTGGTGGATGTACTTGTGCTCATTATTACATCCATGCTGGCATGTTAGAGATTCCTTATCTGTGTGAATTTCTTCACTCTATTTAAATTAAGAAGCATAATTCTCAATTACTAATAGAAATAAGACCTGAAACTATAGAAGTCAGTTTGCTCCCTTTCTCCTCACATGCAAAGCTTGTAAGTAGAAAGGGAGAATGAGTGTGAGCTAGGATAGAAAAGCTTTTAGGTTTTTGATGCTCTGTGCTTCTGTAAATTCTGGAGACGatgtcctttttccttctaaatgtagaagTGATAAATCGAATAAAATTGTAATCTGAATGGATATAGCTACTTCTCATGATACTTGGACATTCACACATTAGGATGCTGCTACCACTGAAACAACAAGGCATTCTTGCAAAAGATAGAAATTACTCAGTTTTGCAATACAAACGTGAAGGCTTTCTGTGTTTAGTTGCCAATATCCCTACTTCTGGAATCAGATGGAGCACATAccaaaaatgtatttatatctGTACGAGGTAATCATTATACACAGTTTGCCAGTTGAATGCATAATTGATTGCTATGGcaaatattcaacaactaattacatgaatattgaacgaaaagaagaataaagattAGCTGATTTCTCTTGCATTTGGTAACTAAAGCAAGAAGCTAAACTGCGTATCTGATTTGCTATCAAAAGCTGAAGATAACGGTATTATATCATATGACTGACATTGATCTCCTCAAGGTATGTCATCTGTCCTCCAAGAAGATGTCATCTCACTAAATTGCAGGAATGGTAATCAGTGTAAGATCAGAAAAGAGTTTCTCATGCTGTCATGCAAAACAAAACTAGAGGAGTAGCATGGAAGTTGCAAAATCAAAGTGATATCCAACAAATGAATTATCTATAGAAGTTAGTAAAATCATCAAAATTAGTATTTCCGCTTCCAAGGAATTACATCCAAAATAGCTAAGACAGTGTGGTATGCTATCTCATAACCTTAACATTAGATTTCCTAGTATAAATAGTCACATTCTGCTTTTACTGAAACAGTGAAAAGTATAAAAGATGCCAAGACcagtttttgaaattgaaaaagcAATACCCAGattctatttcaattatataaatttcaGCTTTACTGGATCAAATATTACTAGTTGTTGAGTACTTGGGTTATGTCTCATACTCTACCTGCTTCCTTCTTCCATTTTAAATggcactctttccttttttggtctATTCCAAAAATATGGGAACCTTTTTATAGTaagaaagtatttattttttaactttccCATCTTTCTTTAACGGCATGTGCACATGGAAGACCACTATATACTAAGGCCACTTTTcgaatattatacatatttagcTTATTTATCAAAAACTGTTAAAACTGTCTCTAGTTATCATATAACATGactggagggagtatattttattAGACCCCAATATATGACATCTCCTTTCAGAAGTACCTCAGGTATAGAGGTTCTTTTGTATTACTCTACTTATGCAAAATAGTTAATCAGGAAAAAACAGCACAAACAGAAACTGATTGCCACCCCTTCGAAGTAAGAATTGGTCTGCGTAACATTATCTAACGCTAGAAATGCTCTGTGGGACAAAAAGCCTGACAGTCTGATGATATTTGCATACAAAGGATGTGAAAAGATGTCAATATAATTTTCTttgtcccccccccccaattcaGAAACCACAATTGCTTTCAGAAAGAGAGTTATAGACAAACTAATTATGACGCAGCAGGCATGACAAACCTTTCTGATTCTGATTGATAATCCTACTTTGTCCCCTTGTCAAAAGAGGTGCCTCAAGTTTCATCAATTTGGTGAACTGCAGGAGACAATAAAAAGATGCAGCAGAAAAAAGATTATGTTGTCATTCCTATCAGAGGGCAGGGAAGCTCTTCACACTCTAGATAATAAAAGACACATCTAATAGCGTAGGAAAGAATTATTAAGGATACCTGTGAAGTCTTCAGCTCTAGCTCTTCCCATTCTAGGGATGAATCACTTCCTTCCACTATCCCAGTTCCCGCATAAATTAATGCACCAAGACCCTGGTTATTCCATTTCATCAGCATGTCATATTTACAAAATGTATCACTAGAAAGGCTTTGTTCTGTTGTAAGTGATCAAGTCAAGTAAGATTGTATTCCTAAAAGgtattccaaaaataaaaagtcaGAAGCATTTGATATTGATTCTTATTATGTGTGGAGTACATGGATGCAAACTAGTTTTAGAAAGTTGCAGGAGATGTACTCTAGAATGAAGGTGAAGTGCTATGAAGTATTAACCTCACCTTTTCAACCAAAGCTGACCTTATTCCAACTGCAAATTCACTCTCTTCCCCTCCAAACCAACCAACAGGACCAGCATACATTCCTCGGTCAAACATTTCTGGGAAACATCAGCTGGTTAAAACTCATATACCAGAACACAAGGTACAAGAAGCCACTGAGTTGACCCTCAGAGAATTGCTAAATTCTTTTTGTGAAAAAAGGTAATAGATTGCTAAATCCCTCTGTTTGTATTAAGACATTGCATAAAATGATAATCTCTCTCACAGTTACGCATCAATTAAAGGCTTATTGAAATGACTAATCACAGCATTTCCAAGCACCAGCATCCAGGCCTCATCTGGAAGCCTAAGGTTGGATACAGATGACCATTTTGCAACAAGAGGAATCTGGCTTTCCATAAGTCGGTTGAGATAATAAGTGGAAAATCTGATTCTTTAGTTGAGATAATAAGTGGAAAATCTGATTCTTTAACTTACAAGACTACAATTTTCCATTCTGTTATCTTTATATTCTATctttttttgatcaagtaaaAGGTTTCATTGATATTATCTTTCTATTCTATCAACCAACATAAGTAGCTATTTATTATTTTGGGGTGCAAAAAGAGCTAGTCCAACGAAAGAGTCATCAAGCATGCAAAGGTGTAGCAACTAGCACATACCAGTTTCTGAAATAAAAGCCCGTGCATCTTCTGTAGGATACCCACAAACTGCTGGAGTAGGGTGCACGGACGACAAAATCTTAAACTGGAAAACTGCAGATGCTTAGTGTGGTACTTTATAAAAGGAACAGAGAAAACAATAAATTGATCTATACATATCATCAGCACATCTTTATGGATgaagaaattcaaaattatatttttttccaactagGGGGAGCgataatgaactaatttttaattttatgaagtAGTGATTATGAACTAATTTAGGAAGATTGTCTGATGAAAGACTATGCTTCATTCAGTTCTAGTTCTCATAGAACTTACGAtccacatcaacaataataaaacCCAGTCCACCTGTCCCAATCAGGGGGATTACCAAAAGTTTTAAGAAACCAGAAACGAGAATATCATGCAAACTTTTGCTGTCTACACTAAAGAGTCTCATAAGGCGCGGCATCTATTATAACTCAGTAAGTAATGGATGGAATATGAAGACGTTAAGACTTACCTCATCATCTTCAGATTGGAGTCTCCCCCTCAACCGAGCGTAAAGATGCTGAACTCTTGGAAATTTTCTTATTGCTTTCTTTGGTTCAATTAAAACGCTTGAACACACAGCCTATGAAACGAAAAAATGTTAATAGAGACTCTAGCTAGTTTTATACAACATGAAGGGTTCCTAAAAGTGGATTGGGAACTTTAGAAAATCGAATTCTGGAATAGTTCAAGTTTGACATACAAAATTTTCGAATTCGTCAATTAAATGTACAAGTAATTTTCGAATTCGTCAATTAAATGTACAAGTCACCAAACAAAAATGAACAAGTGCAATCCCCCAATTAGAAATCTCAAAAGTTCTGCTTCCTAAACAAAATGTTCTTAAGATTCTGTTCAGAAACCATTAACCAAGCTTACCTCCAATCTTCTTCTTATGCACTCCCGTACTATAGCAAACTCATTATGGTCCTTAGCACTGTGGAAGAATATCAGAATATAGTTAATAATACACCACTGGAAAATATGAAGTATGATAATGACATTGTGTATTTTATTTATAGAAcacaaagaagaaagatgaaCCTGGATAGTAAATCCTGTTCTATCTTACGATCCAGAAGCTCTGATCCACCCCTAGCCCGTGTTCCAGCTAAAGCCTCACTACAAATGCTGAGGCGGTCCCGATGAAAGAGCTGCTCTGGCTATTCAAAAAGAGcataagtaataaataaaactatTCTATCTCCTCACCATTTCTAAACCAATTGTACAAAAACTCCAGTTATTTTGCTACCATGGCTAATAATTGGCACTTGAAAGATTCAAAAGTGACCTTGATGCTTCAGATCAATAGAAGGTGGTGGGTATGGGTTCTCATTACTACAACTTATAATCGATGGAGCAAGAAATTCGTCACAGGAATCCAGTTGTCAACAGTACAAATCTCTTGCTAATAACCTAGACTTGCCATCAGCAAATTATGTATTTTCTAGTATCGTAGTCAAAGAAAATCTTTTGGAAAACTCAACTATCAGAAACTTAATAAGGTTCTTTTCATTCTGAAATTAGCGCGTTAAGAATGGTTATGGTCAGGCTTAACAATGGTTGTGGTCGCCGGTCAGGCAATTTAGCTTCATATCCTTTCACCTTTGAAGGTGATGCCTTCAGGATTTCATACtagaaaatttattaaatttaagcataattaacatatttcttttttgGCTAACCAGATACACCATCACAGAAATTACTGTTTGCGGCTTCAATAACTCTTTGTATATTAGATGATATAACGAAAGATGCAATACAGAACAATTCAAACGTATTTTTTGTCATGTGTAAATAAAGTCATTTCACCTGGTCGATGCACCATAATCTAGGGTAGCATTTACTTCGATAGGATGCACACCAAAGAATTGAGGCGTTCTATCAATTGAAGAACATAAAACTGATTTACACAGAATTTCACCTTTTACATTGCTTCATTACACCATTTAGTTACTGAGAAAGAGCTTTGACTTACAGTGTTTCCAATGAATGCCGGCGAATGGGGAGGTTGCAAACAGAACTGATATGCATTTTCTCCTTCAACCTGCAAAACTTAACCCTCTATATTTTAGCAAAAGTAAGAGATAATATGCTAGTGAACTATTCAAAAACATAAGGTGGGCGATGAACACCTTTAAGCAAGCCAGCCATGTTAGCGGATCAATATCCGCAGCTGTCACAACTCTGGTGCTACGAGCAAGTACCACCTGTTCCAAGAAAAGGTATGCACTTCAAAACCACCTAGACTTACTTGTTATGAACCCATATATTAATGTGTGCATCAGATTATCTCATTTTTGTTCGGCTACTTCTATAGTCCTCCATAATAAATAGGAGTACTTTATTctagattaaaacaacaatattTTAGTACTCCCACTATCCCACTTTAcgtgatacactttcctttttgatCTGTCCCACAAAGAATGATACAtatctatatttagaaataatttaacttaaaacttccccCTTTaaccttaatgaaatgatttacagccaaaCAAGTatctatggcttgttttagaccacaagtttcaaaagtcttcctttctttcttaaactccgtgcctagtcaaactatatcacataaattgggacggagggagtagaatATAAGGTCAAAGGTGAAGACCATAAGTGATTAGAAAACACAAGTGATTGACAACCTTGATCAGTACGGGGTCATTTCTGCTTATTATCTGCAAAGCACGCTTAACAGCATGGTCCCAAGATGCTTTACCCGGCACATGAGTATTTGCAAGTATATGCGAATGAGGAACTTTTTTCTGCACTCTCATAAGAACGGAGGAAAGCTGCATTCATAAAGGTAgagttaaaaagaaaagttaatgaggaaaggagaaaaatagaataaaataaaacaaccaaaataattaaatgaagCGAGAAGCAGAGACCTGCCGTATTGTGGCCCGAAGTGCATCTATTGCCCTGTGGTATGTCCATGAGGCAGCATTATCCCATGCAATAGTTGCAGCAATTATTGAACTTCCTTCAAGCTCATCAAACTCAACCTGTCATTTAGCATCTAGCAATGGATGGATTATATTCAAGAGGCAACATGTCTAACAAAAAGACCCTAAGCAATGAAGAGATGAACGTCAATCCATTTACCTGAGGAACCATGAAATAAAATGAGCCAAAAGCACTCCATTCCGAAGCTATATTGGCTGTTGCATCAAATCGGATTGCCCCGTAAGCACGAATTAGTGGACATTTCTTGGAGAGGAACCTTTGGCAGAGATAAAATGATGCTAGAGTTCAGAACATAAACAATGAGTTTAACCAAGTCTTCTGCTAACTATATATCTAGGTGATCCAATTCTTGCTAACTAAAAAATCCTCAAGCATTCCTGGGTCtctttttgttgaaatttttcTGAAGTTTGGCCCCaacaatatgattatgatactAGATTAAACTACATTTCAGGTCCAGCTTATAATTATTCATGAAGCAGCTCTAAATTTTCAATTGTGATTAGTAAAACTAACATTGCATGAAACATCATTAACCCTTGTCCCCtcttataaaaataaaacaagctAAGTAAATATGATCTTAGCCCTAGCAAAATCATCAACTGAACCCATATGGAAACACAAAGTAAAATTAAAATGACACCTTTTGAGATCCACATGTTACCACTGCCCACATTTGGGACCATGTCATGCgatgattttatttaattttgacaAGGCATGTCATGGAATGAATGACCGGACTCAGGACCATTTATATACCATGTTCTGCTTCTTGTTCTAAGAGTGCAAGCTTCTGTCTTTAATCAGTAGTTAGTCTTTGTACACCATGTGTCTAAAGGAGACCAAGTTCAACTATTGTTGTGCTTTATGGTACCATATGCaacaatttaa
This window harbors:
- the LOC132052420 gene encoding isochorismate synthase, chloroplastic isoform X1; protein product: MCNLLLLQKKPNKTISFPTPVSSIVSSTIYSMAIGARHYTVKFLELESSSLMKCSLYRKQSFHFSNSSQRYNQCCSLSMNGCQGDPRAPIGTIETRTLPAVSSPALAMDRLNSAVSDMVKSEPPPYTSGIIRLEVPIEEQIEALEWLHAQDHLLLPRCFFSGRRPPTEICFNASSKHKLLSVAGLGSALFFTHLRPFSLHHWRSIRRFLSKKCPLIRAYGAIRFDATANIASEWSAFGSFYFMVPQVEFDELEGSSIIAATIAWDNAASWTYHRAIDALRATIRQLSSVLMRVQKKVPHSHILANTHVPGKASWDHAVKRALQIISRNDPVLIKVVLARSTRVVTAADIDPLTWLACLKVEGENAYQFCLQPPHSPAFIGNTPEQLFHRDRLSICSEALAGTRARGGSELLDRKIEQDLLSSAKDHNEFAIVRECIRRRLEAVCSSVLIEPKKAIRKFPRVQHLYARLRGRLQSEDDEFKILSSVHPTPAVCGYPTEDARAFISETEMFDRGMYAGPVGWFGGEESEFAVGIRSALVEKGLGALIYAGTGIVEGSDSSLEWEELELKTSQFTKLMKLEAPLLTRGQSRIINQNQKGLSCLLRHN
- the LOC132052420 gene encoding isochorismate synthase, chloroplastic isoform X2, which produces MCNLLLLQKKPNKTISFPTPVSSIVSSTIYSMAIGARHYTVKFLELESSSLMKCSLYRKQSFHFSNSSQRYNQCCSLSMNGCQGDPRAPIGTIETRTLPAVSSPALAMDRLNSAVSDMVKSEPPPYTSGIIRLEVPIEEQIEALEWLHAQDHLLLPRCFFSGRRPPTEICFNASSKHKLLSVAGLGSALFFTHLRPFSLHHWRSIRRFLSKKCPLIRAYGAIRFDATANIASEWSAFGSFYFMVPQVEFDELEGSSIIAATIAWDNAASWTYHRAIDALRATIRQLSSVLMRVQKKVPHSHILANTHVPGKASWDHAVKRALQIISRNDPVLIKVVLARSTRVVTAADIDPLTWLACLKVEGENAYQFCLQPPHSPAFIGNTPEQLFHRDRLSICSEALAGTRARGGSELLDRKIEQDLLSSAKDHNEFAIVRECIRRRLEAVCSSVLIEPKKAIRKFPRVQHLYARLRGRLQSEDDEFKILSSVHPTPAVCGYPTEDARAFISETEMFDRGMYAGPVGWFGGEESEFAVGIRSALVEKGLGALIYAGTGIVEGSDSSLEWEELELKTSQFTKLMKLEAPLLTRGQSRIINQNQKVR
- the LOC132052420 gene encoding isochorismate synthase, chloroplastic isoform X3, yielding MCNLLLLQKKPNKTISFPTPVSSIVSSTIYSMAIGARHYTVKFLELESSSLMKCSLYRKQSFHFSNSSQRYNQCCSLSMNGCQGDPRAPIGTIETRTLPAVSSPALAMDRLNSAVSDMVKSEPPPYTSGIIRLEVPIEEQIEALEWLHAQDHLLLPRCFFSGRRPPTEICFNASSKHKLLSVAGLGSALFFTHLRPFSLHHWRSIRRFLSKKCPLIRAYGAIRFDATANIASEWSAFGSFYFMVPQVEFDELEGSSIIAATIAWDNAASWTYHRAIDALRATIRQLSSVLMRVQKKVPHSHILANTHVPGKASWDHAVKRALQIISRNDPVLIKVVLARSTRVVTAADIDPLTWLACLKVEGENAYQFCLQPPHSPAFIGNTPEQLFHRDRLSICSEALAGTRARGGSELLDRKIEQDLLSSAKDHNEFAIVRECIRRRLEAVCSSVLIEPKKAIRKFPRVQHLYARLRGRLQSEDDEFKILSSVHPTPAVCGYPTEDARAFISETEMFDRGMYAGPVGWFGGEESEFAVGIRSALVEKGLGALIYAGTGIVEGSDSSLEWEELELKTSQFTKLMKLEAPLLTRGQSRIINQKVR